From the genome of Hymenobacter cellulosilyticus, one region includes:
- a CDS encoding sensor histidine kinase, whose amino-acid sequence MHLQLHGLEQERPRLYDVAAYRIVQELLANIIKHAKAHEAYVYVVYEEGHLHISAEDDGVGFTQPAANEKTAKGIGLAGIRNRLDLLGGTLTVDSRPAKAPLSPSKSR is encoded by the coding sequence GTGCACCTGCAGCTGCACGGCCTGGAGCAGGAGCGCCCCCGCCTCTACGACGTGGCTGCCTACCGCATCGTGCAGGAGCTGCTGGCCAACATCATCAAGCACGCCAAAGCCCACGAAGCCTACGTGTACGTGGTGTACGAAGAAGGCCACCTGCACATTTCGGCCGAGGACGACGGGGTGGGCTTTACCCAGCCCGCCGCCAACGAAAAAACCGCCAAGGGCATCGGCCTGGCCGGCATCCGCAACCGCCTCGACCTGCTGGGCGGTACCCTTACCGTGGATTCCCGCCCGGCAAAGGCTCCATTATCACCATCGAAATCGAGGTAA